A genomic segment from Arcobacter acticola encodes:
- a CDS encoding M16 family metallopeptidase — protein MNSTKINKYFKTFAIQFSLLIIISGELMSSNLPKYHTKTLENGLEIVAIPMKNNSGVISTDVFYKVGSRNEIMGKSGIAHMLEHLNFKSTKNLEAGEFDEIVKGFGGMNNASTSFDYTHYYIKSASKNMDKSLELFADLMENLTLKDEEFQPERDVVAEERRWRTDNNPMGYLQFRLFNNAYIYHPYHWTPIGFMSDIKNWTIEDIKDFHSTYYQPKNAIVVVAGDIDENKVFASVEKHFKEIKNKKEVPALIHTVEPKQDGEKRVIINKDSQVEMLAITYHIPNFEHEDQVALSALSELLSSGKSSILQKKLIDEKRLVNTIYAYNMELKDPGIFMFMAVANEGVDAKEIENEILDTIAQIKKGEVSQKDIDKLKINTKADFIFSLESSTEVASLYGSYLVRDNIKPLLNYEENVAKLTKDDLIKVANKYLIKSNSTTVILKKEEK, from the coding sequence ATGAATAGTACAAAAATTAATAAATATTTCAAAACATTCGCTATTCAATTTTCATTATTAATAATAATTTCGGGAGAATTAATGAGTAGTAACTTACCAAAATATCATACAAAAACTTTAGAAAATGGTTTAGAAATCGTAGCAATTCCTATGAAAAACAATTCAGGAGTTATTTCAACTGATGTTTTTTATAAAGTAGGAAGTAGAAATGAAATAATGGGGAAAAGTGGAATTGCCCATATGCTTGAGCATTTAAATTTCAAATCTACAAAAAATTTAGAAGCTGGAGAGTTTGATGAGATAGTAAAAGGATTTGGTGGTATGAATAATGCCTCAACATCATTTGACTATACACATTATTATATAAAATCTGCTTCTAAAAATATGGATAAATCTTTAGAATTATTTGCAGACTTAATGGAAAACTTAACACTAAAAGATGAAGAATTTCAACCAGAACGTGATGTAGTAGCAGAAGAAAGAAGATGGAGAACAGATAATAATCCTATGGGATATTTACAATTCAGGCTATTTAACAATGCTTATATCTACCATCCATACCATTGGACACCAATTGGATTTATGAGTGATATTAAAAATTGGACAATTGAAGATATAAAAGATTTCCATAGTACTTATTATCAACCAAAAAATGCAATTGTTGTAGTTGCAGGAGATATTGACGAAAATAAAGTTTTTGCATCTGTTGAAAAACATTTTAAAGAGATAAAAAACAAAAAAGAGGTTCCAGCTCTTATTCACACTGTTGAACCAAAACAAGATGGTGAAAAAAGAGTTATAATAAATAAAGATTCACAAGTTGAAATGTTAGCAATAACTTACCATATTCCAAACTTTGAACACGAAGATCAAGTTGCACTTTCTGCACTTAGTGAACTTTTAAGTTCAGGTAAAAGCTCAATATTACAAAAAAAGTTAATTGATGAGAAAAGATTAGTAAATACTATCTATGCCTATAATATGGAGCTTAAAGACCCTGGAATCTTTATGTTTATGGCTGTTGCAAATGAAGGTGTTGATGCTAAAGAAATTGAAAATGAAATTTTAGATACAATTGCGCAAATCAAAAAAGGTGAAGTATCTCAAAAAGATATTGATAAGCTTAAAATAAATACAAAAGCAGATTTTATTTTTTCACTTGAAAGCTCAACAGAGGTTGCTTCATTATATGGTTCATACTTAGTAAGAGACAATATTAAACCTCTTCTAAATTATGAAGAAAATGTAGCAAAACTTACTAAAGATGATTTGATTAAAGTTGCAAATAAATATTTAATTAAAAGTAATTCAACAACAGTTATTTTGAAAAAAGAAGAAAAATAA
- a CDS encoding globin → MHYSVSKTNFGDKPSFDYPKPIFLEEMGEEKLKKLFSDFYDLVADSDIGNFFPQDEKELDKIKAHNVKFFIEACGGEKHYTNAVGHFDMLKTHEQFSITEKARREWLGCMEEVLRKVDISDEAKQSFWDFLEVFSKHTVNVDERQELEDLVVKKG, encoded by the coding sequence ATGCATTACAGCGTTAGCAAAACGAATTTTGGAGATAAACCTAGTTTTGATTATCCTAAACCTATTTTTTTAGAAGAGATGGGTGAAGAAAAATTAAAAAAACTATTTAGTGATTTTTATGATTTAGTAGCTGATAGTGATATTGGTAATTTTTTTCCACAGGATGAAAAAGAACTTGATAAGATAAAAGCTCATAATGTAAAGTTTTTTATTGAAGCTTGTGGTGGAGAAAAACACTATACAAATGCTGTTGGGCATTTTGATATGTTAAAAACCCATGAACAATTTTCAATAACTGAAAAAGCTAGACGAGAATGGTTAGGTTGTATGGAAGAAGTTTTGAGAAAAGTGGATATTTCTGATGAGGCAAAACAAAGTTTTTGGGATTTTTTAGAAGTATTTTCAAAACATACTGTAAATGTTGATGAAAGACAAGAATTAGAAGATTTAGTAGTTAAAAAAGGATGA
- a CDS encoding Fur family transcriptional regulator, with translation MNNYTNLLKEYDLKVTPQRVAIVEELFKNGHMNIDDLYKKLLSKFPSVSLATIYKNINAMVEKVFLSEVKIPNSKSVYELVKTEHAHLVCSCCGAIEDIMLDPSSIINEVSTLSSFKIDSTNIVLSGICPKCTK, from the coding sequence ATGAATAATTATACAAATTTATTAAAAGAATATGATTTAAAAGTTACTCCTCAAAGAGTAGCAATAGTTGAAGAACTTTTTAAAAATGGGCATATGAATATTGATGATTTATATAAAAAATTATTATCAAAATTCCCATCTGTATCATTAGCAACAATTTATAAGAACATAAATGCAATGGTAGAAAAAGTTTTTCTTTCAGAGGTAAAAATACCAAACTCAAAATCAGTTTATGAGTTAGTTAAAACAGAGCATGCACACTTAGTTTGTTCATGTTGTGGAGCTATTGAAGATATAATGCTTGATCCATCAAGTATTATAAATGAAGTTTCAACTTTAAGCTCTTTTAAAATTGACTCAACAAATATCGTTTTAAGTGGTATTTGTCCTAAATGTACAAAATAG
- a CDS encoding ferritin family protein, giving the protein MKQYETYKCNTCGCEVEVQVTGTNAKLSCCGNEMEMITENLTAVNLMKAFAGESQARNKYEFFAQIAFDEGFHKIARFFNEAAENEKYHAIAEFKAYNKLVHNIELNSTKNNIQYAADGEKYEHEEMYPNFEAIAKEEGLKEIARMFKAIGKVEVEHEKEYLELKQALIDEGFLESDEEEEWVCEVCGHVHRGKKPPKACPLCAVEKEYFKKKPKDITAG; this is encoded by the coding sequence ATGAAACAATATGAAACTTATAAATGTAACACATGTGGATGTGAAGTAGAAGTACAAGTAACAGGAACAAACGCAAAATTATCTTGCTGTGGAAATGAAATGGAAATGATAACAGAAAATTTAACTGCTGTAAATTTAATGAAAGCCTTTGCAGGTGAATCACAAGCTAGAAATAAATATGAATTTTTTGCACAAATTGCTTTTGATGAAGGTTTTCATAAAATCGCAAGATTTTTTAATGAAGCTGCTGAAAATGAAAAATACCATGCAATTGCTGAGTTTAAAGCATACAATAAATTGGTACACAATATAGAATTAAACTCAACAAAAAACAATATCCAATACGCAGCTGATGGTGAAAAATATGAACATGAAGAGATGTACCCAAACTTTGAAGCAATAGCAAAAGAGGAAGGTTTAAAAGAAATAGCAAGAATGTTTAAAGCTATTGGAAAAGTTGAAGTTGAGCATGAAAAAGAGTATTTAGAATTAAAACAAGCTTTAATTGATGAAGGGTTCTTAGAATCAGATGAAGAAGAAGAATGGGTATGTGAAGTTTGTGGACATGTTCATAGAGGTAAAAAACCACCTAAAGCTTGTCCTTTATGTGCAGTTGAAAAAGAGTATTTCAAGAAAAAACCAAAAGATATTACTGCTGGTTAA
- a CDS encoding ferritin family protein has protein sequence MKQYQSYKCNKCGNVVEVQNVGGGELHCCGQAMEMITKDLTSVVLMKAFAGESMARNKYEYFAKIAQKEGFRDIAEHFQRAANNEKMHAKLELKAYNVLNYDKEFGNTSENLQYAIDGESYENVTMYPEFAKVAKEEGHGDIARMLDMIGKIEIEHENMYKSLKHRLDSGKEHVSDEEEEWICEVCGHVHRGKKALKVCPVCKHPLEYQSRLNAKK, from the coding sequence ATGAAACAATATCAGTCTTATAAATGTAACAAATGTGGAAACGTGGTAGAAGTACAAAATGTAGGTGGTGGAGAACTACACTGCTGTGGTCAAGCTATGGAAATGATAACAAAAGATTTAACATCTGTAGTTTTAATGAAAGCTTTTGCAGGCGAGTCAATGGCTAGAAATAAATATGAATATTTTGCAAAAATTGCTCAAAAAGAAGGTTTTAGAGATATTGCTGAGCATTTCCAAAGAGCTGCTAATAATGAAAAAATGCATGCTAAGCTTGAATTAAAAGCTTATAATGTTTTAAATTATGACAAAGAGTTTGGCAATACAAGTGAAAATCTTCAATATGCAATTGATGGTGAATCTTATGAAAATGTTACTATGTATCCAGAATTTGCAAAAGTTGCAAAAGAAGAAGGTCATGGTGATATTGCAAGAATGTTAGATATGATTGGAAAAATCGAAATCGAACATGAAAATATGTATAAAAGTTTAAAACACCGATTAGATTCTGGAAAAGAACATGTTAGTGATGAAGAAGAAGAGTGGATTTGTGAAGTTTGTGGACATGTTCACAGAGGTAAAAAAGCTCTTAAAGTTTGTCCTGTTTGTAAACATCCATTAGAATACCAATCAAGATTAAACGCAAAAAAATAG
- a CDS encoding IS5 family transposase, whose amino-acid sequence MAGLFDYEFQLEKINKHQPPLQKLNKIIDWEMFRETIESALEKEDRKSNAGRKPYDKLLMFKILILQRYYNLSDEQTEFQIKDRLSFLDFLGLQIGDDVPDEKTIWLFKEQLKEKGLSKKLFELFTSKLISNGIVAKEGTIVDASFVNVPKQRNTRDENKQIKEDKMPQSFEDNPNKKAQKDCDARWTTKGGQREYGYKDHVASDQKTKIITKYEVTPASTHDSQVVKDLIDGDDNTLYADSAYKSEETEQYLESKNVKSKVIKRAYRNKPLTNAQHKENYKHSKTRVRVEHIFGTLTTQMHNALNLLSIGIDRIKSTIGLTNLTYNLVRYEQMVRLQKVKLI is encoded by the coding sequence ATGGCAGGACTATTTGACTACGAATTTCAATTGGAAAAAATCAATAAACATCAACCACCGCTACAAAAACTAAACAAGATTATTGATTGGGAGATGTTTAGAGAAACAATTGAATCAGCTTTAGAAAAAGAGGATAGAAAGTCAAATGCAGGAAGAAAGCCATACGATAAATTGCTAATGTTTAAAATTTTAATACTTCAACGATATTATAATCTTTCAGATGAACAAACAGAATTTCAGATCAAAGATAGATTATCATTTTTAGATTTTTTAGGATTGCAAATCGGTGATGATGTACCAGATGAAAAGACTATATGGTTGTTTAAAGAGCAACTAAAAGAGAAAGGTTTATCCAAAAAATTATTTGAACTATTTACCTCTAAACTTATCTCAAATGGAATAGTTGCCAAAGAGGGGACAATCGTTGATGCTTCATTTGTAAATGTACCCAAACAAAGAAATACAAGAGATGAAAATAAACAAATCAAAGAGGATAAAATGCCACAAAGCTTTGAAGACAATCCAAATAAAAAAGCTCAAAAAGATTGTGATGCAAGATGGACAACAAAAGGAGGTCAAAGAGAATATGGATATAAAGATCATGTAGCCTCAGATCAGAAAACTAAAATTATCACTAAATATGAAGTGACGCCAGCTTCAACCCATGATTCACAAGTGGTTAAAGATTTGATAGATGGAGATGATAATACCCTCTATGCTGATAGTGCTTATAAATCTGAAGAGACTGAGCAATATCTCGAAAGTAAAAATGTGAAATCAAAAGTTATCAAAAGAGCCTACAGAAACAAACCCTTAACCAATGCCCAGCATAAAGAAAATTATAAACACTCTAAAACAAGAGTAAGAGTTGAACATATATTTGGAACACTTACAACTCAAATGCATAATGCACTTAATCTTCTCTCAATTGGAATAGATAGGATAAAGTCCACAATAGGACTTACGAACCTTACCTACAACTTAGTCAGATACGAACAGATGGTTAGATTACAAAAGGTAAAATTGATATGA
- a CDS encoding ABC transporter ATP-binding protein — protein sequence MKDFFKQYAPYYKNYKLQFFFSFIGIILVSASTSGTAYVIQPLLDDIFINKDENMLYMMPFIIVALYSAKGFGRYIQAYYISFIGQDITRIVRDKLFSHVLTLDMNFFQKKHGGELVSRITNDINRIQQAVSNTVAEFIRESLTIVGLIGLVIYHSPELAFYGLVVLPLAIYPLSLLAKKMKKLSFRSQESNSDITSSLSESFNNIEIIKANSTEKIEANKFSIHNMIFFKYNMKAVKTNELVSPVMEIIGSFAFAAVIIVGGSKVIDGELTTGTFTSFVAALFMLYTPIKKLSSLYNKMQDALAANERINDIFSQKASILSGELSCPKDINKITFKDVSLKYDDFTALNNINLEASKGETIALVGDSGGGKSSLINLIIRFYDTTNGKILLNSNSIKEFDIKSLRENISIVTQRVYIFNDTIASNVAYGYEIDEIRVIEVLKQAHAYDFVMQMKKGINTVLDEFGTNLSGGQRQRIAIARALYKNPKILILDEATSALDNKSESIISEVIKEVSIDRITFIIAHRLSTIKNANKIAVFKNGEILSIGTENELLSSCNEYQRLYNSANI from the coding sequence ATGAAAGATTTTTTTAAACAATATGCACCCTATTATAAAAACTACAAACTTCAATTTTTTTTCTCATTTATTGGAATTATCTTAGTATCAGCATCAACTTCAGGGACAGCTTATGTAATTCAACCTTTGTTAGATGATATTTTCATAAACAAAGATGAGAATATGTTATACATGATGCCTTTTATTATTGTTGCATTATATTCAGCAAAAGGTTTTGGAAGATATATTCAAGCTTACTATATCTCTTTTATTGGACAAGATATTACAAGAATAGTAAGAGATAAACTTTTTTCTCATGTTTTAACTTTAGATATGAACTTTTTTCAAAAAAAACATGGGGGAGAACTAGTAAGTAGAATTACAAATGATATAAATAGAATACAACAAGCTGTTTCAAATACTGTTGCTGAATTTATTAGAGAATCCCTAACAATCGTAGGATTAATAGGTCTTGTAATTTATCATTCACCTGAACTTGCATTCTATGGATTAGTAGTACTTCCCCTTGCTATTTATCCTTTATCTTTATTAGCAAAAAAAATGAAGAAACTATCTTTTAGATCACAAGAGAGTAACTCAGATATTACATCAAGTTTAAGTGAATCTTTTAATAATATTGAGATAATAAAAGCAAATTCAACGGAAAAAATAGAAGCGAATAAATTTTCAATTCATAATATGATTTTCTTTAAATACAATATGAAAGCTGTAAAAACAAATGAATTAGTATCTCCTGTAATGGAAATAATAGGTTCTTTTGCCTTTGCTGCTGTTATTATTGTAGGTGGTTCAAAAGTAATTGATGGTGAGCTAACAACAGGAACATTTACTTCATTTGTAGCAGCTTTATTTATGCTTTATACTCCTATTAAAAAATTATCTTCTTTATATAATAAAATGCAAGATGCCCTTGCTGCAAATGAAAGAATAAATGATATTTTCTCACAAAAAGCAAGTATATTATCAGGTGAATTATCATGCCCAAAAGATATAAATAAAATTACTTTTAAAGATGTTAGCTTAAAATATGATGACTTTACAGCATTAAACAATATAAATTTAGAAGCATCAAAAGGTGAAACAATAGCTCTTGTGGGAGATAGTGGTGGAGGAAAATCTTCTTTAATAAATTTAATTATTAGATTTTATGACACTACAAATGGAAAAATCTTATTAAATAGTAATTCAATCAAAGAATTTGATATAAAATCATTAAGAGAAAATATATCAATAGTAACCCAAAGGGTTTATATTTTTAATGATACAATTGCATCAAACGTAGCCTATGGATATGAAATAGATGAAATTAGAGTTATTGAAGTTTTAAAACAAGCCCATGCCTATGATTTTGTTATGCAAATGAAAAAAGGTATTAATACAGTATTAGATGAGTTTGGAACAAATCTTAGTGGAGGTCAGAGACAAAGAATTGCAATTGCAAGGGCTTTGTATAAAAACCCAAAAATATTGATTCTTGATGAGGCTACTTCTGCACTTGATAATAAAAGCGAATCAATAATAAGTGAAGTAATAAAAGAAGTAAGTATAGATAGAATTACATTTATAATAGCTCACAGATTAAGTACTATAAAAAATGCAAATAAAATAGCAGTATTTAAAAATGGTGAGATCTTGTCAATTGGTACAGAAAATGAACTTTTATCTTCATGTAATGAGTATCAAAGATTGTATAATTCAGCAAATATATAA
- the murJ gene encoding murein biosynthesis integral membrane protein MurJ, producing MLIKSIFTNSSGILVSRVLGFVRDLLTASILGANIYSDIFFIAFKLPNLFRSVFADGAFTQAFIPSYAKSKHKIRFSSMIFLQLFGFLIILSLIVSMFSHFVAKAFAIGFTQETIDLAAPLFAINFYYLPIIFTVTFMAALLQYKHHFATSAYSTALLNLGMIAALLIAKGKDEYEITFYLSYGVIVGGMLQVLVHLYSIKKANLCKIFHFKKHKKKEENKFYKNFFSATLGSSTLHLSAFIDTWLASFLISGSISYLYYANRVFQLPLAIFAIATSIALFPMIAKAIKNKDENRALHLMKKSSLILFAVLSTSMLIGIVFNEFIVKLLFERGAFNSVDTQNTALILTMYLMGLLPFGLAKIFSLWLYANEQQYLSAKISMKSLAWNIVFSLILIKPYGAAGLAFASTLSGFILFFLTIKAFGFNKFITMYKK from the coding sequence ATGTTAATCAAGTCAATTTTTACAAATAGTTCAGGAATTTTAGTTTCAAGGGTTTTAGGTTTTGTTCGAGATTTATTAACAGCATCAATTTTAGGTGCTAATATATATTCAGATATATTTTTTATTGCATTTAAATTGCCTAATTTATTTAGAAGTGTATTTGCAGATGGAGCTTTCACACAAGCTTTTATTCCTTCATATGCAAAATCAAAACATAAAATTAGATTTTCATCAATGATTTTTTTACAGCTATTTGGTTTTTTAATTATATTATCTTTAATAGTAAGTATGTTTTCACATTTTGTTGCAAAAGCTTTTGCAATAGGATTTACACAAGAAACTATTGATTTAGCGGCTCCATTATTTGCTATAAATTTTTATTATTTGCCAATAATCTTTACAGTAACATTTATGGCTGCTTTATTACAATATAAACACCATTTTGCAACAAGTGCTTACTCAACTGCTCTTTTGAATTTAGGAATGATAGCTGCACTTTTAATTGCAAAAGGTAAAGATGAATATGAGATTACATTTTATTTATCATATGGGGTAATTGTTGGAGGAATGCTACAGGTACTAGTTCATTTATACTCTATTAAAAAAGCTAATTTGTGTAAAATATTTCACTTTAAGAAACATAAGAAAAAAGAAGAAAACAAATTTTATAAGAACTTCTTTTCTGCAACTTTAGGTTCTTCAACACTTCACTTATCTGCATTTATAGATACATGGTTAGCATCATTTTTAATAAGTGGTTCAATTTCATATTTATATTATGCAAATAGAGTTTTTCAGCTTCCTCTTGCCATATTTGCAATAGCAACTTCAATTGCATTATTCCCAATGATAGCAAAAGCTATAAAAAACAAAGATGAAAATAGAGCTTTACATTTAATGAAAAAATCATCTTTGATTTTATTTGCTGTATTATCAACATCCATGTTAATTGGAATTGTATTTAATGAGTTTATTGTAAAACTTTTATTTGAAAGAGGTGCATTTAATAGTGTTGATACACAAAATACTGCATTAATCTTAACAATGTATCTTATGGGACTTTTACCTTTTGGTTTGGCAAAAATATTTTCTTTGTGGTTATATGCAAATGAACAACAATACTTATCAGCAAAAATATCTATGAAAAGTTTAGCTTGGAATATAGTTTTCTCTTTAATTTTAATAAAACCTTATGGAGCTGCTGGACTTGCTTTTGCTAGCACATTAAGTGGGTTTATTCTATTTTTTCTGACTATTAAAGCATTTGGTTTTAATAAATTCATCACAATGTATAAAAAGTAA
- a CDS encoding endonuclease/exonuclease/phosphatase family protein, which yields MFKYLILLIFSISLNANNITIASYNVENFFDLKKDNSEYSEFIPNTKNQWNQRNFNIKLNNLLKVINDIDADIIALQEIENRDLMKLLSSKLPKYTYYSFIKYPDSAVGVGFLSKIEIKNNKNIDVKFTKRLYRPILETTFSNENIEFKVFNNHWPSKAAPESYRIKYAKTLQDRLIQLPKDYDYILLGDFNSNYNEYQTFRNNQKLNNSSSITGINQILNTTYENKFITYDDILNYDKRVHFNLWLDLPTNERFSTKFRRQNNTPDSIILSPALFDTKRVSYIPKSFKVFKADYLYKNNDVIRWEMSGKKYDKIHKGIGFSDHLPIYAKFSIKKEDTNILKKIQVENNTNEINSISDLYKKEKLIEPLTINNVIVIYKDNEKAIIKRQNDRAIYIYQNAQNLKLGHSYNLQINQIYDYYGLKEIKDFVVLDEIKEIANYKDLYLDANSIDILDFKYENEIITNLKGVMKNSKLYVNDNKYIKIYSKDKKLLPKDGDKITILNAQLASYRGNMQIIIHKQSDFKVGF from the coding sequence TTGTTCAAATATCTAATTTTATTAATATTTTCAATCTCATTAAATGCAAATAATATAACAATAGCTAGCTACAATGTTGAAAACTTTTTTGATTTAAAAAAAGACAATAGTGAATATAGTGAATTTATACCCAATACAAAAAATCAATGGAATCAAAGAAATTTCAATATTAAATTAAACAATTTATTAAAAGTTATAAATGACATAGATGCAGATATTATAGCTCTTCAAGAAATCGAAAATAGAGATTTAATGAAACTACTTTCAAGTAAACTTCCAAAATATACATATTATTCATTTATTAAGTACCCAGATTCTGCTGTTGGGGTAGGATTTCTATCTAAAATAGAGATTAAAAACAATAAAAATATTGATGTAAAATTTACTAAAAGACTCTACAGACCCATACTAGAAACAACTTTTTCTAATGAAAATATAGAATTCAAAGTTTTTAATAATCACTGGCCTTCAAAAGCAGCACCTGAAAGTTATAGAATAAAATATGCAAAAACTCTACAAGATAGATTAATTCAACTGCCAAAAGATTATGACTATATTTTATTAGGTGATTTTAATTCTAACTACAATGAATATCAAACATTTAGAAACAATCAAAAATTAAATAACAGTTCTTCAATTACAGGAATAAATCAAATTTTAAATACAACTTATGAAAATAAGTTTATAACTTATGATGATATTTTAAATTATGATAAAAGAGTTCACTTTAATTTATGGCTTGATCTTCCTACAAATGAAAGATTTTCAACAAAATTTAGAAGACAAAATAATACACCTGATAGTATTATCTTATCCCCTGCTTTATTTGATACAAAAAGGGTTTCTTATATTCCTAAATCATTTAAAGTTTTTAAAGCAGATTATCTATATAAAAACAATGATGTAATTAGATGGGAAATGAGTGGTAAAAAGTATGATAAAATCCACAAAGGAATTGGCTTTTCAGATCATCTTCCTATTTATGCAAAATTTTCAATAAAAAAAGAAGATACAAATATACTAAAAAAAATCCAAGTAGAGAATAATACAAATGAAATAAACTCTATTTCAGATTTATATAAAAAAGAGAAACTAATAGAACCTCTTACAATAAATAATGTAATTGTAATTTATAAAGATAATGAAAAAGCAATAATAAAAAGGCAAAACGATAGAGCAATTTATATCTACCAAAATGCTCAAAATCTAAAACTTGGACACTCATACAATCTTCAAATTAATCAAATATATGATTACTATGGATTAAAAGAGATAAAAGATTTTGTAGTTTTAGATGAAATAAAAGAAATAGCTAATTATAAAGATTTATATTTAGATGCAAATAGTATAGATATTCTTGATTTTAAATATGAAAATGAGATTATTACAAATCTAAAAGGAGTAATGAAAAACTCAAAGCTTTATGTAAATGATAATAAATATATTAAAATTTATTCAAAAGATAAAAAGTTATTGCCAAAAGATGGTGATAAAATCACAATTTTAAATGCTCAACTAGCTTCATATAGGGGAAATATGCAAATTATAATTCATAAACAATCAGATTTTAAAGTAGGATTTTAA
- a CDS encoding quinone-dependent dihydroorotate dehydrogenase: MFSYDSLKKILFKFDPETAHNIAEYGLRVLGKCKIAKAYMQKKNYITDPKLTQKVFGVTFANPVGLAAGFDKNATMIKAMQSLGFGFTEIGTMTPKPQDGNAKPRMFRYPEFKSVQNAMGFNNKGAHKVLKNLKKVYPFDIPIGANIGKNKTTPEEFALSDYKSLIKKFEETSDYLVINISSPNTPNLRDLQNEKFITELFTMARELTEKPILLKIAPDMEVQMAINLCYSAINAGAAGIIATNTTIDYSLVPNCQSFGGLSGACLTQKSGDLFKELGKELFGKTVLISVGGISTGAEAYERIKNGATLVQSYSALIFEGPSMVRKINEEILELMAKDGYSNISEAIGANLK; encoded by the coding sequence TTGTTTAGCTATGACTCACTAAAAAAAATCTTATTTAAGTTTGACCCAGAAACTGCACATAATATCGCAGAATATGGTCTTAGAGTATTAGGAAAATGCAAAATTGCAAAAGCATATATGCAAAAGAAAAATTATATTACAGATCCTAAACTAACTCAAAAAGTTTTTGGAGTTACTTTTGCAAATCCAGTTGGACTAGCAGCAGGTTTTGATAAAAATGCAACAATGATAAAAGCTATGCAATCTTTAGGATTTGGTTTTACAGAAATTGGAACAATGACTCCAAAACCACAAGATGGAAATGCAAAACCTAGAATGTTTAGATACCCTGAATTTAAATCAGTTCAAAATGCAATGGGATTCAATAACAAAGGTGCACACAAAGTTTTAAAGAACTTAAAAAAAGTTTATCCTTTTGATATTCCAATTGGTGCGAATATTGGGAAAAATAAAACAACTCCAGAAGAGTTTGCATTAAGTGATTACAAAAGCTTGATCAAAAAATTTGAAGAGACAAGTGATTATTTAGTAATAAATATTTCTAGTCCAAATACTCCAAATTTAAGAGATTTACAAAATGAAAAGTTTATTACAGAACTTTTTACAATGGCAAGAGAATTAACAGAAAAACCAATTTTATTGAAAATTGCTCCAGATATGGAAGTACAAATGGCTATTAATTTATGCTACAGTGCAATAAATGCCGGTGCTGCTGGAATTATTGCTACTAATACGACAATAGATTATTCACTAGTTCCTAATTGCCAAAGTTTTGGTGGACTTTCAGGTGCTTGTTTAACACAAAAATCTGGAGATTTATTTAAAGAATTAGGTAAAGAATTGTTTGGGAAGACAGTTTTAATCTCAGTTGGTGGAATATCAACAGGAGCAGAAGCTTACGAAAGAATAAAAAATGGCGCTACACTTGTACAATCATATTCAGCACTAATTTTTGAAGGTCCTTCAATGGTTAGAAAAATCAACGAAGAGATTTTAGAATTAATGGCAAAAGATGGGTATTCAAATATAAGTGAAGCTATTGGGGCTAATTTAAAATAA